In Desulfosudis oleivorans Hxd3, the DNA window CGAGGCGGGGCCTGTGCTGGCTGCGGTGCCTACCGCGGACCGGCAGGCGGGCCAGGGCTGGAGTCCCTGGGCCAAGGCCTTCTATACCACGGCGGAGCAGGACACCACCACCGGGTTCATGAGCTACGACTATGACGCCATGGGACTTAGCGTGGGCATTGACAAGGGTGTGGCCGACAACATGGTTGTGGGCGTGACCCTGGGAATCGCAAAGGCCGAGGCCGATGTCGACGCCAACATGGGTGAGCAGGATGTGGACACCTTTTCCATGGGGGCCTACGGCTCCTGGACCGGCGACAAGGTATACGTGGACGGCGCCCTGCTTTTCGGCATCAACTCCTATGACGCCCTGCGCCACATTCCCATGCTGGGCCTGACCGCGGCAGGTGATCATGACGGCGTGGACTACTCCGCCTACATCGGCGGCGGTTACATGGCTGCCATGGGCGACTGGAACCTGATTCCCACGGCCAGCATGCAGTACACCTTCCACGAGGAAGAGGGCTTTATTGAGACCGGCGCCGGGGCGGCAAACCTTGCCGTGGACAAGACCGACACCAGCTCCCTGCTGGGCAAGCTGGGCGTGCGGGTCAACCGGCTCTTCCAGATGGGCGACGGCATGGACCTGAAGCCCGAGCTGAGCGTGCAGTGGGGCCATGAGTTTGCCGACCGCGACCAGCAGGCCATGTCCTGGTTTGCCGGCACCACCACCGGCGCCTTCACGATCAACGGCCTTGAGGCGAATCGTGACAGCGGCATACTGGGGCTGAGCCTGACCGCCTTTATGGGCGACAGCCTCTCCCTGACCGCCGGTTACGAGGGCACCATGAAGGAAGAGTTCGAAGCCCACACCTTCACGGCCGGGCTTCGTTACATGTTCTAAACCACCCAATCCGGCATGCCGGCCAATACCTTCGGCCGGCATGCCGCTGTTATAAATCAAAAGCCGCTGTCCTTTCCGGACAGCGGCTTTTTTTGTGCCCGTTGCCTCTTTGTGGTGAATTTAAATTTTTAGAGATTCTCTGGATTTTTAACAGCCGGTGGCCTATGGTATCGTCATCGGCACTGATCGGAACGTTTAATAATTATGGGCTTCTTTAAATCAAAAGCAGGGGCCGGCCTGATCCTGCTGTCCGTCCTTATGGCGGGGCTTGCGGCCTGCGCGGGACCGGTCTGGGAAAACCGCTACCGGGCCGCCGTGGCAAGGGTGACCCCGGCCATGACCCGGCACTGTATTTCCACCCCCCGGTACCGGGTGTGCAGTGACGGAGAGAGCGTCCCACTTTCGGATGTGGCCGCCTTCATGGAACAGGCCGGAACCGCCTTTGAGCGGGTCCTGGGCCTGGATCCGCCGCTCCAGGGCGAGGACCCTTCCGCTGTCTGGCTTTACACCGACCGTGACCGGTACCGGAAAGTGGCCTCCGGCCTGGCGTTCCACTCATCAATTCCCGGGTTTTTTTCCCCGGTGGTGCCCTCGGCCGTTCATGTGCGATGGGAAAAAACTGAAGAGCCGTTCCCTTTTTCCCTGCTCCTGCATGAAGGGCTTCACCAGCAGGTCGACACGAGATGGCGCATCACCTCCCCCCGCCATAATCCCGGCAACCGAAACCAGGGCCATATCGGCCTTCCCCTGTGGGCAAACGAAGGGCTGGCCACCTATATGGAATCGGCCCGAATGGTCAACGGGCGGCTGATAACGGGGGGGATCAACAAAGACCGGCTGGCCGAACTGGCCCAAAAACTTGAAAAGAAAAAAGTGCCCGACCTTGCGGCTGTTTTGTCCCGGCCCTATGGCGCACCCTTTGATTCCGGGGATTACGCCATGGCCTGGGGGCTTGTGTATGACCTGAAACACGGGGCCGGCCGGGCCCACCTTCCGGGAGCACCCGACCTTCTGGACTTCTACCTGAAGGCCCTTGGAACCGACCTTTCGGATCGATACCAGTCGCTTTTGAACAACGATCCGACTGATTCCGCAGGGCCGGCCGTAAACTTTCATACATGGAACCCGGTGATGGCCCAACGCTCCCTGGCCCTTTTCAACCAGATCGTTGTGGGAAGCGGCGCTACTCCCGAGGCGTGGGCCCGGGACTGGCGGCAGCGCATGCTGGCTCTGAACACGTATGCGTTTGCCGGGTCAAATGCCGGCATCGCTGTAAACGCAACCGACCCACAAGGCGTGCTGATGGAAAAGATGCATCGGCATTAGAATTCAGAAAATCATCTTCCCCTCGCCGCGAATAACAGTGATCGTGCCATTTCAGAATACGTGTCCAGAACCTACCCTGTTCAAAAATTTGCAAAAATATCGGCCGACTTGCTTTTCAGGCCGTTTTGTTATTTATTTACAAGCAATTCAACTTACTAGGACACGGACACATTCATGCGGTCTTTCATAAAAATATTTGCGGCCTGGCTGTTTGTATTCTGTCTGATGCTGATGGGAGCCGAGATCGCCTTAAAAATCGGGGGGGTGCAGCCCTGGCGCCATACACTCCACCAGGTGAAAACATATATACGGGGGCCGGTTATGCATATGGAGGATGCCGGGCTGGGCTGGAAAAACATGCCCGGCAGACATGTGCATCCCGGATATTCAGATCTTACGGGACCGGTGATTACCACCTTCCTGGCAAACGGTGAACGCATCACCCGGCCTTCGTCCAAAACGGGGGGCCCCTATCATGTTCTGCTGCTGGGCGGATCTCTGACCTATGGCCGGGCCCTGAGCGATGAGGATACGTTCGCATGGCAACTGCAGGAAATGCTGCCCGAGGCTGATATCCGGAACTTCGGTTGCGACGGGTATGGCACCTACCAGTCCCTGCTTCTTCTGGAACATCTGACCACACAGTCACCAGCACCCGATCTTGTGATTTACGGCTTTTTTGATGACCATGAAAACCGGAATGTTGCCGCGTTTTCTCATCTTCGCATGCTTGCGGAATATGCCCTCCAAACCCGCAAAACCGTTGCTGTCCCTTACTGCACCATCCAACACAACGGCACACTGACGCGTCATCCGCCCACCCACTACCCATTTTTCTCGTTACGCGAGCACAGCGCACTGCTCACGCTGGCTCAGGCATCCCTTTTAAAATGGCGATTAAGCTCAAGAACCCGACAAAAACGGGTTGTTACTGAAAAACTACTGCTGCAAATGAAAGAAACATGCAGAAAGAACGGTGCCGAATTCATAGTAATCTTTTTGCAGGCGAATCCGCCGGGCTATCACCAATATCGGGCTTTTCTGAAGCAACATGCCATTGATTCCCTAGATGGCAGGCTCCCTCTGACAGACCGGCTTCGCGTACCCGGGGAAGGGCATCCCAATGCCCTGGCCAATCGATTCTGGGCTGAAGTCCTTGTGCCGATCATATTGGACCGTATTGCCTCGGAAGGGACAAAGCCGTCTGTTGGAAAAAGTCTCCGTGGGAAAGCAGTTGGCAGTAATGGTATCCGACCTGGAACCGCGCGCGCCACTTTCGGCAACTGAGGCGGACGGATTGTCAAAATACTTTTTTTGGGATATTGTCGCAACAACCATGATGACACTGGATCAAAAAAAACTCTACAGACTGCCCTGGGACCAACGCAACAGCCCTGGTGGATGGATTGAAATAACGGACCGGTGCGATCTGTCCTGTCGCGGCTGTTACCGGCACACCCTGGAAGGAGACCGGTCGCTGGAGACCATTTGCTCGGATGTGGTGGCGCTTCAGCAGGCCCTTAACTGTGAAACCATCGCCATTGCCGGCGGTGAACCCCTGCTGCATCCCCGGTTGCCGGAAATCGTCAGCTTTATTGCCGGGCGAGGGCTCAAACCCCGGCTGCTGACAAACGGCCACTGCCTGACACCTGAGCTGGCCGCCACCCTGAAAAAGGCCGGCCTTGCCGCCTTCCATTTTCACGTGGATTATCAACAGAACCGGCCCGGTTGGACGGGGAAGGATGAACAGGAGCATAACACACTGCGCCAGCACTATGCCGACATGGTGTTCCAACTGGGTGGCGTGGAGTGCGGATTTTATACAACGGTCTATCGCTCCTCCCTGGATCAGATTCCCCATATCGTAAGGTGGCTTCACAAAAATCCCCACAAAGTCCAGCACCTCTCCCTGATCGTGTTTCGGGGGCTGCCGGACACACCCGCCATTACCTACCATGTCAACGGCCGGCCGGTGGACATTCGTCAAATGCGAACCCGGGTGGCGGACACCCACGAGATTACCATCCGTTCCGAAGATGTCTGGCGTATTATCAATGACCACTTCCCCGGTTCCTGGCCCAGCGCCTATACGCCAGGCACCGCGGCGCCGGAGACCTTCAAATTTCTTGTCATTCCTTATATTGGCAGCAAAAAACAGATCTTCGGCACCGCCGGCCCTGTCACAATCAAAATGGGTCTCTGGGTACTGCGTCTTTTTTCTCGAAAATATGCCATTGCGGCCCGCGAATTCGGGGTGGGGAAAAAAATTTTTCTGTTTGCGCTGATCGACGGCCGAATGCGTCAGGCATTGAAAACCTATCTGAAATGCGTGATACGAAACCCCTCTGTTCTGGCTGAAAAAATCTATACCCAGACCATCAACATTCAGCAGCCCCTGGAGGTTATCAGCGGCAAAATGAACCTGTGTGACGGCTGCGTCAACTACATGCTCCACGAAGGAGAACTGGTCCATTCCTGCCGGCTGGATGAATACAGAATGTTCGGCGGTCCTCTTGTGCCGGTACAATCCGACGATCCACGATAAATGACCGTCACCCAATCTCAGAAAAAGCCTGGGAAATAACGAATGGCAGCCCCGCAGCAACCAGAGCGCAAAATTTCCGTCGGGTTTTGGGTCCCCCTGTTTTTCCTGTTCGCCTACATTGTGCTGGGATGCGCTGGGGCCCTTGCTTATTACATAAATGATGATGTAGGGATCATCTATATTCTCCAACAGGGAGAATACCACACACCCGCCACTCACTCGGTATTGGGGTTTATTTTAAAATGGCTGTACGCCTGGAAAGAAAACTTTTTCTGGTATGCCCTTTTCATTACCATGGCTTATGTGGCAGGAATAGGACGCTTGTTTCTCTTTCTGGCGGCCTGCCGAAAATTATCGTATCCGGTAATGTTTCTGGTAACCGCCTTTGTGCTTCTGGGACTTCTGCCTTTTCAACCAAACGCCACGATCCTTTCCCTTCTGCTGACCATGGTGGCAATTTTACCGTTTCTGATCAAAAATATTGAACAGACATCATCCGTATCGTTCAAAACGGTTTTATCCTCGTTTATTTTTCTTTTTGTGGCCTGCCTCTACCGTCCACCGGCGGTGTTCCTGATGACCGGCTGCGCCCTGGGGATACATATTCTTCTTAACATTCGGCGGTCTGCCCAACCATACCCGGCAACTGAATCAAATGGTTTTTGGAAACGCGCCGGCATAATAACGACAATGATGATCTTTGCTTTTCTAATGCATATGTTTAATCTGTTTCTTTATAATCGCTCCCCGGAACACAGCCGCCTGCTTGAATACAATATGTATCGTCACAACTTTACAGATTCCAGCCGATACAGATACACGCCCGCCCTTCAGAAACTGGGTATTTCTGAAAATGATTTTCACATGATGATCTTCTTCATGGGGATTGACTCCCCCCCTTTGCACCTGGAAAATCTAAAGCGAGTGCCGCCCGTGCCGGCATTCACCCCCCACCGTATGGGTGCGGGCCTGAAACGGGCCGTTTATGCGCTCACCCATGGTCAGGCCCTGATACTAACGGCTTTTCTCCTGTTTACCAGCATTTTTTCCAGGCGGGCACGCATCATATCCGGCGGAACCGTTTTGACACTCTTCCTGATTGCATTATACACGTGCCGCATGGTGCCCAGGATATGCCTGCCCTTTCTTACCTTTGGCGCTGTCACTGTCACCGCCCTTCTTGGGCCGGGGGTTCACAATATTGCTTCACGGAAGCGCAAGCCTGTTTTCTATATGGCGATCATGATGGTGCTGTTTGCCGCCCTGTGGATGACCCTTAAACAGCAGACGGCGTTAATCGATAACCAGAAAAAAGAGCTGGCAATGACCGGCCCCGTTTGGCGCTTCTGCGAAGCAAACAACATCCAGACAGCGGCCTGTTGGCCGGGTGCCGTCTCAAACGGACGGCACATACTGTTTACCCCCCTGCAGTGGCCGGAAACACCCCGCCGTCTTCATCTTATAGGCGGATGGACGGGATCCTACCCCAAAATCCTTCAGCGGCTGCGATCGACCTATGGGCATGATATTTACGCGGGTCTGGCGCTGCCGGGTACCTATCACCTGGTTATGAACGCTTCGACGCATGCATCGATTTTTGAACGTTTCATACAAGAACACGGGCCTGAAGGGGCCGCGCCGCAACTTCTGCTTGTATCGGGACGCACGCGTTTATATCGAATCGTCGAAACGGGAACCGACCCTGTTTTCTAAGAAGGCAAACAGTTGTTTGGATCGGCGTGGTTTTAATCCGTATGGGAACAGAGACAACCGTCCCGGTCAAACGTGTTGTGGCCTATCCGTTATTCCCGTCGGTCTTTCCAACGATCCGCTCAATCAACAGCAAGGAAACGTTCGAAATTTTTTTTCGTCTGTGTATTCCACGATGCGCCCATGTCCACACCGCAAACAGCATGCCGCCCAGAGCCAGAAGCGCGCCTCCGGTCCATGTCAACCAGGAAGGCTGCCAATAACCGGAATCGGTTAGCCGGCAAAGGCCGATACCCAGCACTGCACCGCCGGCCATCAGCACTGTCAGGCCACCCCAAAAAAACCAGACAAACGGGAGCACCGGATATACCAGAAAAAAATCGAGGACCATGGATGCTGTTTCTCTGAGAGCATAACGGGATCGGCCCTGTTCCCTTTTGCGCCACGACACCGGCACCTCGGTCACCCGGTCGGCCAGGGCAGGCACCAGGGCTGTAAGAAAACGGCTGCTGTCGTTCTGGCCGATCCGGTCGGCCACCTTTCGGTTGATGGCCTTGAAACAGCCGTTATCGTGAAGGAACCGGCCGGTGTGCCGGTTCACCCATCGGTTCAGGAAAAAAGAAAAAACCCGCCGATGCCAAGCCTCCCTCCTTTCTGTCCGCCAGCCACAGACCAGGTCAAACCCTTCCCCTACTTTTTCCACCAGCCGGGGAATGTCTTCGGGAACTCCTTGCATATCCACATCGAAGTTGACCAGCACTTCACCGGACGCTTTTGCCAAACCGGCCCGCAAGGCGGCATGCTGGCCGGCGTGGCGGGCCAGACGGATGCCCATGGTATGGGCATGGGCGGCGCAGGCCCGGCAAATCTCCTCAAAACTGTTGTCGCTGCTGCCGTCATCCACAAAAATGACTTCGTAAGACGCACAGGTCCGTTTCAGAACGGTATGAATCCGGTCGGCGGCCCGGCCGACGCATGGACCGTCGTTCCAGACCGGCACGATAACAGAAACCAGGGGCGTTTTTTCCGGCACGGGCAAAGGCTCCTTCAGAGGTTTCCATTATGATAGTTATAGCCAAACCGCACCATTCGGAATCCGAACGCCTGCCAGACCTTGAGAATCGACCGGTTGGACAACTGAGTTTCAAAATCCATCAGGTCCGGCAGGTCCGGTTGCACGGATGCCCGGCTGCCGGCAAACCGGCGGGTCACCGCGGCATGCAAAAGCGATACATAGGCGCCGGGCGTCTTTGGGGAAACCGCTGTCAGCCCGCTTCCCCACAGCTCTTTTCCTGTTTGCGCCATAAAAATCCGGTGCTTTCGATATCCCAGAAAGCCACACACCCTGCCCCCTGATTGAGCGACCAGCACCTCGTCCGCCATGATCTTGCGGCAGCAATTGGTGGCCCATGTCTCATGCATGGCCCTCACGTTTTCCTCTGAAAGCCAGGGATCACGGTTGAACCTGGATTGAAAATCGGCGTTGCGCGCAAGCGTTAATACCGCTTCCCGATCCGCGTCCTCATACAGGCGAACGGAATGCCGGCACCGGAAGTCCGGCGCCCGCATCCTGCCGGGCTGATAAAGCCAGGTCACCAGGGTATCCATCAACAAAAAGTTGTTTCTTTCAAGAGCGTGGATCACGGCAAAATTGTCGCCAAACACCCGGCAGGAAAGGTGTTGCATGCCCTCTTTGCGGGCCTCGGCAAGGACGGTGCCCAGCAATTTTTCCGCGACCCGATACGCAACCACCGCATCCAAGGGCGCTAAAGAAACCGGCCAGAACCGGCCCATTTTTTTGCCAAACTGGTCGCTGTCCCATGGCAGGCCCTGAAAACCGGCAAGCCCGACGGGCGTGCCGTTCCACAGCGCGGCCCAGAGAAAAAGAGGCCCCCGCACATACTGGTCCCAGATTTCCGTGGCAAAAACAAGCCGCCTCTTTTTACGGTCGGCCCCGGGATAATGACGATAAGGGTTATGCTCATCAAGAGCGATAACCTGTTCCAGGATCGGCCTGTCGTTTTCCGTCAGCGGCACAATTTCTAACGACATGAATGCCCCCCCAAAAAAGAGTTGTTCTGCGCTTCCTCTCAATATATGTTTACCCTGCGGGTGCAAGGTGATCTCGGCGGTAAGACAGCTTATGAATTGACCGTGGCGCACTTTGTACATTAATATAACCATTGCGACGGGTTGTAAACAGTCAGGCACAGGAACGCCATCTTACCCCATGATAAAAAACATACTGGTCACCGGCGGGGCCGGCTATCTCGGCACCGTACTCTGCGAAAAACTTTTAGATAAAGGGTTTACGGTCCTCTGTCTGGACCGGCTCTGTTTTGGGAATGGGCCGGTCCGGCACATGAAGAACAACGCCCGTTTTTCCCTGGTGCAGGCCGACATCCTGGAGATGAACGCCCATTCGAATATTTTCACCGATATCGAAGCGATCATCCATTTGGCCGGCCTGTCCGACGACGTCTCCGCCGACCTGGACAGGGACCTGACACGGGCCGTCAATTATGAAGCATCCCTGAACCTGGCCCGCATGGCAAAAAATTGCGGTGTAAAAAAATTTCTGTTTGCCTCCACATGCAGCGTGTACGGCGCCAATGGTGACACAATGGTAAACGAGACGTCTCCGCTGCAGCCCCTCTCCTGGTACGCGCGGTTAAAAGCCGACACGGAGCGTGACGTTCTGGCCCTGGCCGGCAGTGGTTTTTTCCCGGCTGCGTTAAGACTGGCCACGCTGTACGGCGTTTCCCCCCGCATGCGGTTCGACCTGGCTGTAAATCGTATGGCCCTGCACGCCTGTGCCACGAACGCCGTCTCCGTGTTCGGTGAGGGGCTTCAGTGGCGGCCCTTTCTGCATGTGAGCGATGCCGCCGACGCTTTTGTCCACTGCCTGGGCCTGCCCGACGACACCCTGTCCGGCAGAACATACAACCTGGGGACAACGGCCGAGAATTACAGAATCCTGGACGTGGCCCGGCTGATTCAGAAACATACGCAAGACGCCCGCATCAACATGGTGCCCGGAACGCCGGACCGGCGGAGTTACCGGGTCGATTTCAGCGATTTTGCCCAACTGGGCTGGCATGCCGAGCATACTATTGAAAAAAGCCTGCCGGAACTGCTGGCCGCCATACGGTCGACGTCCGACCCCGGCGACGCGCGGTACTACAATCTGGACACCATGCAAAAACTCCTGCAAACACCGG includes these proteins:
- a CDS encoding glycosyltransferase family 2 protein: MPEKTPLVSVIVPVWNDGPCVGRAADRIHTVLKRTCASYEVIFVDDGSSDNSFEEICRACAAHAHTMGIRLARHAGQHAALRAGLAKASGEVLVNFDVDMQGVPEDIPRLVEKVGEGFDLVCGWRTERREAWHRRVFSFFLNRWVNRHTGRFLHDNGCFKAINRKVADRIGQNDSSRFLTALVPALADRVTEVPVSWRKREQGRSRYALRETASMVLDFFLVYPVLPFVWFFWGGLTVLMAGGAVLGIGLCRLTDSGYWQPSWLTWTGGALLALGGMLFAVWTWAHRGIHRRKKISNVSLLLIERIVGKTDGNNG
- a CDS encoding GNAT family N-acetyltransferase, which encodes MSLEIVPLTENDRPILEQVIALDEHNPYRHYPGADRKKRRLVFATEIWDQYVRGPLFLWAALWNGTPVGLAGFQGLPWDSDQFGKKMGRFWPVSLAPLDAVVAYRVAEKLLGTVLAEARKEGMQHLSCRVFGDNFAVIHALERNNFLLMDTLVTWLYQPGRMRAPDFRCRHSVRLYEDADREAVLTLARNADFQSRFNRDPWLSEENVRAMHETWATNCCRKIMADEVLVAQSGGRVCGFLGYRKHRIFMAQTGKELWGSGLTAVSPKTPGAYVSLLHAAVTRRFAGSRASVQPDLPDLMDFETQLSNRSILKVWQAFGFRMVRFGYNYHNGNL
- a CDS encoding radical SAM protein, translated to MMTLDQKKLYRLPWDQRNSPGGWIEITDRCDLSCRGCYRHTLEGDRSLETICSDVVALQQALNCETIAIAGGEPLLHPRLPEIVSFIAGRGLKPRLLTNGHCLTPELAATLKKAGLAAFHFHVDYQQNRPGWTGKDEQEHNTLRQHYADMVFQLGGVECGFYTTVYRSSLDQIPHIVRWLHKNPHKVQHLSLIVFRGLPDTPAITYHVNGRPVDIRQMRTRVADTHEITIRSEDVWRIINDHFPGSWPSAYTPGTAAPETFKFLVIPYIGSKKQIFGTAGPVTIKMGLWVLRLFSRKYAIAAREFGVGKKIFLFALIDGRMRQALKTYLKCVIRNPSVLAEKIYTQTINIQQPLEVISGKMNLCDGCVNYMLHEGELVHSCRLDEYRMFGGPLVPVQSDDPR
- a CDS encoding DUF1570 domain-containing protein; the encoded protein is MGFFKSKAGAGLILLSVLMAGLAACAGPVWENRYRAAVARVTPAMTRHCISTPRYRVCSDGESVPLSDVAAFMEQAGTAFERVLGLDPPLQGEDPSAVWLYTDRDRYRKVASGLAFHSSIPGFFSPVVPSAVHVRWEKTEEPFPFSLLLHEGLHQQVDTRWRITSPRHNPGNRNQGHIGLPLWANEGLATYMESARMVNGRLITGGINKDRLAELAQKLEKKKVPDLAAVLSRPYGAPFDSGDYAMAWGLVYDLKHGAGRAHLPGAPDLLDFYLKALGTDLSDRYQSLLNNDPTDSAGPAVNFHTWNPVMAQRSLALFNQIVVGSGATPEAWARDWRQRMLALNTYAFAGSNAGIAVNATDPQGVLMEKMHRH
- a CDS encoding SGNH/GDSL hydrolase family protein — translated: MHMEDAGLGWKNMPGRHVHPGYSDLTGPVITTFLANGERITRPSSKTGGPYHVLLLGGSLTYGRALSDEDTFAWQLQEMLPEADIRNFGCDGYGTYQSLLLLEHLTTQSPAPDLVIYGFFDDHENRNVAAFSHLRMLAEYALQTRKTVAVPYCTIQHNGTLTRHPPTHYPFFSLREHSALLTLAQASLLKWRLSSRTRQKRVVTEKLLLQMKETCRKNGAEFIVIFLQANPPGYHQYRAFLKQHAIDSLDGRLPLTDRLRVPGEGHPNALANRFWAEVLVPIILDRIASEGTKPSVGKSLRGKAVGSNGIRPGTARATFGN